A portion of the Pseudarthrobacter sp. L1SW genome contains these proteins:
- a CDS encoding VOC family protein: protein MQLGAFSVSLAVKDIAASAAFYENLGFSRFGGDITQNWLILKNGDTVIGLFQGMFEKNMLTFNPGWNQNAEPVEPFTDVRQLQRELKAKGMEFLSEADEGTTGPASFMLLDPDGNPVLFDQHV, encoded by the coding sequence ATGCAGCTCGGCGCTTTTTCGGTCAGCCTGGCGGTCAAGGACATCGCGGCTTCCGCTGCGTTCTACGAGAACCTTGGCTTCAGCAGGTTCGGCGGCGACATCACGCAGAACTGGCTGATCCTGAAGAACGGTGACACCGTCATCGGACTCTTCCAGGGCATGTTCGAGAAGAACATGCTGACGTTCAACCCGGGCTGGAACCAGAACGCGGAGCCGGTGGAGCCGTTCACGGACGTGCGCCAACTCCAGCGCGAACTGAAAGCCAAGGGCATGGAATTCCTCTCCGAGGCGGACGAGGGGACCACCGGGCCTGCGAGCTTTATGCTGCTGGATCCGGACGGCAACCCGGTGCTTTTCGACCAGCACGTTTAG